The following coding sequences lie in one Treponema sp. OMZ 790 genomic window:
- a CDS encoding exonuclease subunit SbcD gives MKILHTADLHLGKSLYEAPQAERQKKMLDDIHKILLEDDYAALIIAGDVYDRSIPPSEYVALFDSFLSAVHRDCPDTAVFIIPGNHDSAERLAFGAQILNSSNIHIAAGTGNLCSPIIIAQNGEKVQFFLMPFLHLGSFSAQNEELKLTSQAEMAQEASRRLKEAVDPAIPSVLIAHLFTLNGESSSSERAFLGTAEYVSPALFDFFTYTALGHLHKMQKVTDRIYYSGAPLTYAFDECSIEKVVLSVDIDCKTQGFPVRVEKIPITPLRKMTHLEGSFFDFFNTDKFDAYKDDFLEIKLTGSDVIQSPMSLLQQKFPYLLNLHQEAVAAELKEDEQIHILKKNIEDEDVIFENFMLFEKAIDEEPSAKKQELFKSLCRDRFTE, from the coding sequence ATGAAAATTTTGCATACCGCCGATCTGCATTTGGGGAAAAGCCTATACGAGGCTCCTCAAGCCGAAAGACAGAAAAAGATGCTCGATGATATCCATAAAATTCTTTTAGAAGACGATTATGCAGCCTTAATCATTGCAGGCGACGTATACGACCGCTCAATTCCTCCTTCAGAATATGTAGCTCTCTTCGATTCATTTTTATCTGCCGTCCATCGGGATTGCCCTGATACAGCCGTGTTTATAATACCCGGAAACCATGACTCCGCCGAAAGGCTCGCCTTCGGTGCTCAAATTTTAAATTCGAGTAATATTCACATCGCTGCAGGAACCGGCAACTTATGCTCACCTATCATTATAGCACAAAATGGAGAAAAAGTTCAATTTTTTTTGATGCCTTTTTTGCATTTAGGCTCATTTTCCGCGCAAAATGAGGAGTTAAAATTGACTTCTCAGGCAGAAATGGCTCAAGAAGCCTCCCGGCGTTTAAAAGAGGCTGTAGATCCGGCAATTCCTTCGGTTTTGATTGCCCATCTTTTTACCTTAAACGGAGAAAGCTCCTCATCTGAAAGGGCTTTTTTAGGTACTGCGGAATATGTTTCGCCGGCCCTCTTCGATTTTTTTACCTACACAGCCTTGGGACATTTACACAAAATGCAAAAGGTTACCGACAGAATTTACTATTCCGGAGCCCCTCTAACCTATGCCTTCGATGAATGTTCAATCGAAAAAGTTGTTTTATCCGTCGACATAGACTGCAAAACTCAAGGCTTCCCTGTCCGGGTAGAAAAAATTCCGATTACACCCTTACGCAAAATGACCCACTTAGAGGGCAGTTTTTTCGATTTTTTTAATACCGATAAATTCGATGCCTACAAGGACGATTTTTTAGAAATAAAGCTTACAGGCTCCGACGTTATTCAAAGCCCGATGAGCCTCTTGCAGCAAAAATTTCCCTATCTTTTAAATCTGCACCAAGAGGCAGTCGCAGCCGAATTAAAAGAAGATGAGCAAATTCATATCTTAAAAAAGAACATCGAAGACGAGGATGTCATCTTTGAAAACTTCATGCTTTTTGAAAAGGCAATAGATGAGGAACCCTCAGCAAAAAAACAAGAACTTTTTAAAAGCCTTTGCAGGGACCGGTTTACGGAGTAA
- a CDS encoding ABC transporter ATP-binding protein — protein sequence MSFGTGCRYFAGTAIQGEGYAKFLYGFIFYLSLSPVMFNMMIKIMYGSSLNMQGGDALNRIEAILNEKAAPEPEKSVMPQRFDIAFKDVVFSYKESAESTAQGTKGENTEEKTANTAADSKGSGGKAEQERADGQSEKACISFKKAIDGISLNLPEHTLTALVGPSGGGKTTLVNLLGRFWELDSGEITIGGVSIKNIKTDDLMHLISFVFQENKLFNESIFENIRYGKKDATREEVLAVLEKAECMDIIEKLPDGIDTVYGTKGTYVSGGEAQRLAVARALLQDAPIVVLDEATSFADAENEHKIKKTFSQLLKNKTVIMIAHRLSSIVNADKICVINNGKIEESGTHAELSAKGGTYTKMWNNFQSGISWKLAANA from the coding sequence TTGTCTTTTGGTACCGGCTGCCGTTATTTTGCAGGAACGGCAATCCAAGGTGAAGGCTATGCAAAGTTTTTATACGGCTTTATTTTCTATCTTTCACTTTCGCCGGTGATGTTTAATATGATGATAAAAATCATGTACGGCTCCAGTTTGAATATGCAAGGCGGCGATGCCTTAAACCGTATCGAGGCTATTTTAAACGAAAAAGCCGCTCCGGAGCCTGAAAAGTCCGTTATGCCGCAAAGGTTCGATATTGCTTTTAAAGATGTTGTGTTCTCTTATAAAGAAAGTGCCGAAAGCACGGCGCAAGGCACAAAGGGTGAGAATACGGAAGAAAAAACCGCAAATACGGCGGCGGACTCAAAGGGAAGCGGCGGAAAGGCGGAACAGGAGCGGGCAGACGGTCAATCGGAAAAAGCCTGCATCTCATTCAAAAAAGCGATTGACGGTATATCGCTTAACCTTCCCGAACATACGCTTACCGCCCTTGTAGGGCCTTCGGGCGGAGGAAAGACAACGTTAGTCAATTTGCTCGGACGCTTTTGGGAGCTCGATTCGGGGGAAATTACCATCGGCGGCGTGAGCATTAAGAATATCAAAACTGATGACCTTATGCACCTTATCAGCTTTGTGTTTCAGGAAAACAAGCTTTTTAACGAAAGCATTTTTGAAAATATCCGCTACGGCAAAAAAGACGCAACACGCGAAGAAGTGCTTGCCGTGCTTGAAAAAGCCGAGTGTATGGACATTATCGAAAAACTTCCGGACGGCATAGACACTGTATACGGCACCAAGGGGACGTATGTTTCAGGCGGAGAAGCCCAGCGGCTTGCCGTTGCCCGCGCCCTTTTACAGGACGCTCCCATTGTCGTGCTGGACGAAGCTACCAGTTTTGCCGATGCGGAAAACGAGCATAAAATCAAAAAGACGTTCAGTCAGCTGCTTAAAAACAAAACCGTCATTATGATTGCCCACCGCCTTTCTTCTATTGTGAATGCGGACAAAATCTGCGTTATCAATAACGGTAAAATCGAAGAAAGCGGAACCCACGCGGAGCTTTCGGCAAAGGGCGGCACGTACACCAAAATGTGGAATAACTTCCAATCGGGTATCAGCTGGAAACTGGCGGCGAATGCTTAA
- a CDS encoding methyl-accepting chemotaxis protein produces MKNYIKIVFALCGIALAIGIGGAAFFIAAKPSSDFQLRTDYLLEYRFYLSSLKSDMYRTACKDGEFSVQNFKAKIKETVNSFENLKKLSAADKTDSNLKFAYNDYENSNNKLFKSIEAWRQEFELTGDSSARTFFPVLKEFDAVQTSFERLKKEYKTGFTRQEKKAKTLAAFLIVLAWGIGVFLTWLVSSIIYKIYIERERAKKAKLRLHLGPKTDNKQTSFNEERNSISDEIFNKTVQQSAEEEGDKNISQNSIQSAPFQKYSYTQTSSAVSVEESPAYIKLQNDYAELKAMSDELNEAYNELQEKHSELGSSYRELQESFKQGDEKKAEKCETVKSFLSDIQMDAAEAQEDAQAAQELVETFQGGHKLFKSTYEKIVHINQSISDIQEMAEVIAGIAEQTKMLSMNAAIEAAHAGDAGKGFAVVAEELGRLATASVESSAGIGKTVIEVVKNISFMAKSSEDLDKAFNDINIKTNQVYTTVMNFSDRMIQTFQKTDNVLKGLDTI; encoded by the coding sequence ATGAAAAACTACATAAAAATTGTTTTTGCTTTGTGCGGTATTGCTTTGGCGATAGGGATAGGAGGGGCAGCTTTTTTTATTGCTGCAAAACCTTCGTCGGATTTTCAACTCAGGACAGATTATTTGCTTGAGTACAGATTTTATCTTTCAAGTTTAAAGTCGGATATGTACAGGACTGCATGTAAGGACGGGGAATTTTCCGTTCAGAATTTTAAGGCGAAGATAAAAGAAACCGTTAATTCGTTTGAAAATTTAAAAAAACTTTCCGCAGCGGATAAAACCGATTCCAACTTAAAGTTTGCATACAATGACTATGAAAATTCAAATAATAAGCTGTTTAAAAGCATAGAGGCTTGGAGGCAGGAGTTTGAACTTACAGGAGATTCATCGGCAAGAACTTTTTTTCCTGTTTTAAAAGAATTTGATGCTGTGCAGACTAGCTTTGAAAGGCTTAAGAAAGAGTATAAGACCGGCTTTACACGACAGGAAAAAAAAGCAAAAACTCTTGCTGCTTTTTTAATAGTTTTAGCTTGGGGAATAGGCGTATTTTTAACATGGCTTGTTTCTTCCATTATATATAAAATTTACATTGAAAGAGAAAGAGCTAAGAAGGCAAAACTTAGGCTCCATCTAGGTCCCAAAACAGATAATAAGCAGACTTCATTTAATGAAGAACGGAATTCGATTTCTGATGAAATTTTCAATAAAACCGTTCAGCAAAGTGCCGAAGAAGAAGGCGATAAAAACATATCGCAAAATTCCATTCAATCGGCTCCTTTCCAAAAATATTCTTATACACAAACCTCTTCTGCTGTTTCTGTAGAAGAATCGCCGGCTTATATCAAACTCCAAAACGACTATGCAGAGCTAAAAGCCATGTCCGACGAACTAAATGAGGCTTATAATGAACTGCAAGAAAAACATAGTGAGCTTGGTTCCTCCTATAGAGAACTGCAAGAATCCTTTAAGCAAGGCGATGAAAAAAAGGCCGAAAAATGCGAAACGGTAAAATCCTTTTTGTCGGATATACAGATGGATGCTGCAGAAGCTCAAGAAGATGCTCAGGCAGCGCAAGAACTTGTTGAGACCTTCCAGGGCGGGCATAAACTTTTTAAATCTACTTATGAAAAAATTGTTCATATAAATCAAAGTATTTCGGATATACAGGAAATGGCGGAGGTTATTGCAGGTATTGCCGAGCAAACAAAGATGCTCAGTATGAACGCCGCCATCGAAGCAGCCCATGCCGGAGATGCAGGAAAGGGTTTTGCGGTTGTAGCCGAAGAATTGGGCCGCTTGGCAACTGCTTCGGTAGAAAGCTCTGCCGGTATCGGAAAAACAGTAATTGAGGTGGTAAAAAATATTTCGTTTATGGCAAAAAGCAGTGAAGATTTGGATAAAGCCTTCAACGATATAAACATAAAAACAAATCAGGTTTATACAACAGTTATGAATTTTTCGGATAGAATGATTCAAACATTCCAAAAAACAGACAATGTTTTAAAAGGACTTGACACAATTTAA
- a CDS encoding ABC transporter ATP-binding protein has product MSTVLETEHLKKTYLGKKTALYDVSLKVENGRIYGLLGPNGSGKTTFLKIIAGLIKPTAGNFKVCGKEFGIDTKKIVAFLPDKNVVYPWMTSEDAVNFYADFFEDFDKNKALDMLKFMKLEPKQTVKTMSKGMIEKLNLSLTFSRASKLYILDEPLGGTDPVAREQIIKTIIKTWTEESAILITTHLVSDIEHVFNDVSFLKEGEIVLEGDAEDLRSTRGKSIYQIYLDVFGA; this is encoded by the coding sequence ATGAGTACAGTACTTGAAACGGAGCATTTAAAAAAAACATATTTGGGAAAAAAGACGGCTCTTTATGATGTAAGTTTAAAGGTTGAAAACGGAAGAATATACGGTCTTTTAGGACCGAACGGCTCAGGCAAAACAACCTTTTTGAAGATAATTGCAGGTCTCATAAAACCTACAGCAGGCAATTTTAAGGTATGCGGGAAAGAATTCGGCATAGATACAAAAAAGATTGTAGCCTTTTTGCCGGATAAAAATGTCGTATATCCTTGGATGACCTCTGAAGATGCCGTCAATTTTTATGCCGACTTTTTTGAAGACTTTGATAAAAACAAGGCCTTGGATATGCTGAAATTTATGAAGTTGGAGCCCAAGCAGACAGTAAAAACAATGTCCAAAGGTATGATCGAAAAACTTAATCTAAGCCTTACCTTTTCGAGAGCTTCAAAACTGTATATTTTGGATGAACCGCTGGGAGGCACTGATCCTGTAGCCAGAGAGCAGATTATTAAAACCATAATCAAAACATGGACTGAAGAAAGCGCTATCTTAATTACAACCCATCTGGTTTCGGATATAGAGCATGTATTTAACGATGTTTCCTTTTTAAAAGAAGGTGAAATCGTTTTGGAAGGTGATGCAGAAGATTTACGCAGCACCCGCGGAAAGTCTATCTATCAAATTTATCTTGATGTTTTTGGAGCATAA
- a CDS encoding ABC transporter ATP-binding protein — translation MLKDYFALSDKGARDLNKASALATFGNLFLIVPLGLSFYALQELLKPLQGETTAPLNPWLFAGLSLLIILVLFLIEKLKYRKTFNTCYEESANVRISLAENIRKLPLSYFGKKDLSDLTATLLNDVTTIEHAIGHTGADLFGAIASIIISAVMLAFFDWRMTLTLFTCSAIGFFLVYMSRKQSRRFGVQMNSILFGIYNSIQQMLDNIKVLKSSDKKDDYVQAVKDRIAFSTKEAVKAELFTGVVMIGSIIVVRFGFPLVIAVGAVLYAQGSLPLFTYLVFLLIAGRIFEPLTAVFMMLGEFFFSRTAVERQLEIVNYPKQAGSETFNPNGYDIQYDNVSFSYNDDAERDTVSNISFTAKQGEITALVGHSGCGKSTIARLAARFWDLASGTVRVGGVDVSTIDPETLLSAFSIVFQDVVLFNDTVYNNILVGNKDATREQVLAAAKAARCHDFIEKLPQGYDTVIGENGYTLSGGERQRLSIARALLKDAPIILLDEATAALDPENETLIQEALTKLVENKTVIVIAHRLRTIENADKIVVLKEGKIEEIGTHEELMKGNSSYPRMYRLQKESEAWSA, via the coding sequence ATGTTAAAGGATTATTTTGCTTTGTCGGACAAGGGAGCACGGGATTTAAATAAGGCATCCGCTCTTGCGACCTTTGGAAATTTGTTTTTGATTGTACCGCTCGGTCTTTCATTTTATGCTTTGCAGGAACTTTTAAAACCGCTTCAAGGAGAAACTACTGCGCCCCTTAATCCGTGGCTGTTTGCAGGCTTGTCTTTACTCATTATTCTTGTGCTGTTCTTAATTGAAAAACTCAAGTACCGCAAAACATTTAATACCTGTTATGAAGAGTCGGCAAATGTGCGTATCTCTCTTGCTGAAAACATTCGAAAACTGCCGCTTTCATATTTCGGTAAAAAGGACTTATCCGATTTAACGGCAACGCTTTTAAACGACGTCACGACGATAGAACACGCTATCGGGCATACGGGTGCCGACTTATTCGGAGCTATTGCTTCAATTATTATATCGGCCGTGATGCTCGCCTTTTTCGATTGGCGCATGACCCTTACGCTCTTTACCTGTTCTGCAATCGGGTTTTTTCTTGTCTATATGTCGCGTAAACAATCGCGCCGCTTCGGCGTTCAGATGAACAGTATCCTTTTCGGTATTTACAATTCCATTCAGCAAATGCTCGACAATATTAAGGTACTCAAGTCTTCCGACAAAAAAGATGATTATGTGCAGGCGGTAAAAGACCGTATCGCATTCAGCACCAAAGAAGCGGTAAAAGCAGAATTGTTTACCGGAGTGGTGATGATAGGTTCTATCATCGTGGTGCGCTTCGGTTTCCCGCTTGTCATTGCGGTCGGTGCAGTTTTATATGCACAAGGAAGTCTTCCGCTTTTTACCTACCTTGTTTTCTTGCTGATTGCAGGAAGAATCTTTGAGCCGCTTACGGCAGTCTTTATGATGCTCGGCGAATTCTTTTTTTCGCGTACGGCGGTAGAGCGTCAGTTGGAAATTGTCAACTATCCTAAGCAGGCGGGAAGCGAAACATTCAATCCTAACGGCTACGATATTCAATATGATAATGTTTCGTTTTCGTATAATGATGATGCCGAGCGCGACACGGTAAGCAATATCAGCTTTACCGCCAAGCAGGGAGAAATCACCGCCCTCGTCGGACATTCAGGCTGCGGCAAGTCCACGATTGCCCGCCTTGCGGCGCGCTTTTGGGATCTTGCTTCAGGAACAGTTCGTGTCGGCGGTGTAGATGTTTCTACCATAGACCCTGAAACGCTTTTATCCGCTTTTTCGATTGTGTTTCAAGATGTCGTCCTCTTTAACGATACTGTGTACAACAATATCCTTGTCGGAAATAAGGATGCAACAAGAGAGCAGGTACTTGCCGCTGCAAAGGCTGCGCGCTGTCATGATTTTATCGAAAAGCTGCCGCAAGGCTATGACACGGTTATCGGCGAAAACGGTTACACTCTTTCAGGCGGAGAGAGGCAGAGGCTTTCGATTGCGCGCGCGCTTTTAAAGGATGCGCCCATCATTCTCCTTGATGAAGCAACCGCAGCCCTCGACCCCGAAAACGAAACCCTCATTCAAGAGGCTTTGACAAAGCTTGTCGAAAACAAAACCGTTATCGTAATCGCTCACCGTTTGCGCACCATAGAAAATGCCGATAAGATAGTCGTTTTAAAAGAAGGCAAAATAGAAGAAATTGGTACACACGAGGAATTGATGAAAGGAAACTCATCGTATCCGAGGATGTATAGACTACAGAAAGAAAGTGAAGCCTGGTCGGCATAG
- a CDS encoding AAA family ATPase, which produces MKPELLKLTNIGPFRGTHTIDFSLMDSIFLVCGKTGAGKTTIFDAISYAFYSKPLGSRSQIARSLRSQFAPEEETAEVELIFTMGPSKYKIFRRLPFLRPGKKSENPEESALAEWDGRTWKDLSATNKRDTDKKILNIINLNEKEFARIVLLPQGEFAAFLRENSSQKKETLEELFPISRYTQIMENLKELEKAETYKIKNIEDALEALGKEFDADSYPSKKSEFEKEIELIKKNYNQISKKIEAKISEKEQAKVLKEKKEELTAIKTRLENLNAHKNDIKMMEEAVEKARRASSLTGLADSVKKLNSNIVEYKTDIEKKIKDLNSVTEILEALKAQEKDIESEKENNAALKQNLDRLKRAAEVYKEIEEKSYEKKGLSLQKKEKTEKLAQTEKNIQEIKDKVSGYLEIISELDNRKERAETSSQKLSYLKRLFEIASKKEKAAKLYTTHKAAAEKNYNDLQLMLKDIEIEKELFEKLKKEKKDFEINQEASAFAVHLKDGEPCPVCGSIHHPSPAVENTESIFSLDEKIQKCERSIEKFNHDRENLNNSLTARNTDADWQKEQMDELDRSFLNLNEEFKTGAFIFKEMPLEKTIGELLPQASKEAEKDNLLLKEAQTANTAKINLEQKLSSIQNEKEALSEALTNIKIKESELNTILHEKKKQYDDAFKSIPPDIQKENIDDTIEGCNEMIFASDRKISGYEERLKESNDRHTSIKAGLIQRQEQLAKWEKTLLEEEENLKTSLEQKGFSSINELLDSILPEEKIGGFEETVTKFKEEKITLEHSASGLEKDLEGKTFVPPENIEDEIIVLQKNLDEEQDRLTEVKSSLDKLKDLFERRQNLLTELKQRAEEARLITELSLSLNGSNKYKLKFDIWMLSAFLREIIVYANTRLERMSGGRYVLKLSKELSGNNLSGLDMEIYDAYTGGIRPTASLSGGETFMVSISLALGLADSIQTRSGGIRLDSMFIDEGFGSLDEASLENAISILDEVRGNRMVGIISHVSELKTRIPQKIEIEKTANGSAIKIRG; this is translated from the coding sequence TTGAAACCCGAACTTTTAAAACTAACCAATATAGGCCCCTTTCGCGGAACTCACACAATAGATTTCAGCCTCATGGATTCTATCTTTTTGGTATGTGGCAAAACAGGAGCCGGAAAAACGACCATCTTCGATGCAATCTCCTATGCCTTTTATTCAAAGCCCTTGGGAAGCCGCTCTCAAATTGCCCGCAGCCTCCGAAGCCAATTTGCGCCGGAAGAGGAAACGGCCGAAGTCGAGCTTATCTTTACCATGGGTCCCTCCAAATACAAAATTTTTAGGCGGCTGCCATTCTTACGCCCCGGAAAAAAAAGCGAAAACCCTGAAGAATCGGCCCTAGCCGAATGGGACGGCCGAACTTGGAAAGACTTAAGCGCAACAAATAAGCGGGACACGGACAAAAAAATATTGAACATAATAAACTTAAACGAAAAAGAATTTGCCCGCATTGTCCTTCTGCCTCAAGGAGAATTCGCCGCCTTTTTGCGCGAAAATTCAAGTCAAAAAAAGGAAACTCTTGAGGAGCTTTTTCCGATTTCCCGCTATACCCAAATAATGGAAAACCTAAAGGAGCTGGAAAAAGCAGAGACCTATAAGATAAAAAATATTGAAGATGCCCTTGAAGCCCTCGGCAAAGAATTCGATGCCGATTCCTATCCTTCAAAAAAGAGCGAATTTGAAAAAGAGATTGAGCTTATCAAAAAAAATTACAACCAAATTTCCAAAAAAATCGAGGCAAAAATCTCAGAAAAAGAGCAGGCAAAGGTTCTCAAAGAAAAAAAGGAAGAGCTTACAGCGATAAAAACAAGGCTCGAAAATCTTAATGCTCATAAAAACGATATAAAAATGATGGAAGAGGCTGTCGAAAAGGCACGCAGAGCCTCCTCGCTTACAGGCCTTGCCGATTCCGTAAAAAAACTTAACTCTAACATAGTCGAATATAAAACCGACATCGAAAAAAAGATAAAAGACTTAAATTCCGTAACCGAAATTTTGGAAGCTCTCAAAGCACAAGAAAAAGATATCGAATCCGAAAAAGAAAACAATGCCGCCCTAAAACAAAATCTTGACCGTCTCAAAAGGGCCGCCGAGGTTTACAAAGAAATAGAAGAAAAATCATACGAAAAAAAAGGACTTTCTCTGCAAAAAAAAGAAAAGACCGAAAAGTTGGCTCAAACCGAAAAGAATATTCAGGAGATCAAGGACAAGGTTTCCGGCTATCTTGAAATAATCAGCGAGCTCGATAACAGAAAAGAAAGGGCCGAAACCTCGTCCCAAAAACTTTCTTACCTAAAAAGGCTTTTTGAGATTGCTTCAAAAAAAGAAAAGGCGGCAAAGCTCTACACAACTCATAAGGCCGCAGCCGAAAAAAACTACAACGATTTACAGTTAATGTTAAAAGACATCGAAATCGAAAAAGAGCTTTTTGAAAAACTTAAAAAAGAAAAAAAAGATTTTGAAATAAACCAAGAGGCATCCGCCTTTGCCGTTCACTTAAAAGACGGGGAACCCTGCCCTGTCTGCGGCTCAATCCATCACCCTTCCCCGGCCGTTGAAAATACGGAAAGTATTTTTTCCCTCGACGAAAAAATACAAAAATGCGAACGCAGCATCGAAAAGTTTAATCACGACAGGGAAAACCTCAACAACAGCCTCACGGCCCGCAATACAGATGCAGATTGGCAAAAAGAGCAAATGGACGAGCTTGACCGTTCTTTTCTTAACCTAAATGAAGAATTTAAAACCGGTGCTTTTATTTTTAAAGAAATGCCTTTAGAAAAAACAATAGGAGAACTCCTTCCGCAAGCCTCAAAGGAAGCCGAAAAAGATAACCTCCTTTTAAAAGAAGCCCAAACCGCAAACACCGCAAAAATAAATTTAGAGCAAAAACTTTCTTCTATCCAAAATGAAAAGGAAGCCTTAAGCGAGGCCCTTACAAATATCAAGATAAAAGAAAGCGAGTTAAACACAATCCTCCACGAAAAGAAAAAACAATACGATGATGCCTTTAAGTCCATCCCCCCCGATATCCAAAAAGAAAACATCGATGACACAATCGAAGGCTGTAATGAAATGATTTTTGCCTCAGACCGCAAAATAAGCGGCTATGAGGAAAGACTCAAAGAAAGCAATGACCGCCATACAAGCATAAAGGCCGGGCTCATCCAAAGGCAGGAGCAGTTGGCCAAATGGGAAAAAACCTTATTGGAAGAAGAAGAAAATTTAAAAACCTCTCTTGAGCAAAAGGGGTTTTCTTCAATAAATGAGCTTTTAGATTCTATTTTACCTGAAGAAAAAATCGGCGGCTTTGAAGAAACGGTAACGAAATTCAAAGAAGAAAAGATAACCTTGGAACACTCCGCCTCCGGCCTCGAAAAAGATCTTGAAGGCAAAACCTTTGTTCCGCCCGAAAATATTGAAGACGAAATTATAGTCTTGCAAAAAAATCTTGACGAAGAACAAGACCGCCTTACGGAAGTAAAAAGCTCTCTCGACAAACTCAAAGACCTTTTTGAAAGACGGCAAAATCTTTTAACGGAATTAAAACAAAGAGCCGAAGAAGCCCGGCTTATAACCGAGCTTTCCTTAAGTTTAAACGGCAGCAATAAGTATAAACTGAAATTCGATATCTGGATGCTCTCGGCCTTTTTACGCGAAATAATCGTCTATGCCAACACCCGCCTTGAACGCATGAGCGGCGGCCGCTATGTCTTAAAACTGAGTAAGGAGCTTTCGGGCAACAACCTTTCAGGATTGGACATGGAAATTTATGATGCCTACACAGGCGGCATCCGTCCCACAGCAAGCCTTTCGGGAGGAGAAACCTTTATGGTTTCAATCAGCCTTGCCCTCGGCCTTGCCGATTCCATTCAAACAAGAAGCGGCGGCATAAGGCTGGATTCAATGTTTATAGATGAAGGCTTCGGCAGCCTCGATGAAGCCAGCCTTGAAAATGCCATCAGCATCCTCGACGAAGTAAGGGGTAACCGAATGGTCGGAATAATTTCCCACGTCAGCGAACTAAAAACCCGCATCCCTCAAAAAATCGAAATAGAAAAAACCGCCAACGGTTCTGCAATAAAAATACGGGGTTAA
- a CDS encoding class I SAM-dependent methyltransferase: protein MKTEDDFLREVLEMPYYSPVPKIIMNALRLGVFDELKTLQDSGQLAEKKGWSRENTEIFLQTLLSLGYLTKDGNRYRNCAYTDKYLLKESDYYAGPVLEYFGTDMGGSFPEDITPLLQKEPQAQDTSAKQDGGFDFAAMGNLMRAVQSGYNATHVKAALSEIEGVQKAKKVIDLGCGAGLYMLNLAKENPDMSLVLYDMPTMRPVIEKSIELTGMQKQTSIMCGDFTKEEIGTDYDLIFSSNSVYAAKTCIDEFMKKIYTALNPGGMFICISDGIEKDYSAPWTMVVSWMPQRLRGADMEMIKDAVREAGIKAGFTAVCKKSLISSGGHLDLDMDVLRKE from the coding sequence ATGAAAACCGAAGACGATTTTTTAAGAGAAGTACTGGAAATGCCGTACTATTCGCCGGTGCCGAAGATTATTATGAATGCGTTGCGGCTCGGCGTTTTTGATGAGTTAAAGACGCTGCAGGACAGCGGGCAGCTAGCGGAGAAAAAAGGCTGGAGTCGGGAAAATACAGAAATTTTTTTGCAAACACTTCTTTCTTTAGGCTACCTAACAAAAGACGGGAATCGGTACCGCAATTGTGCATATACGGATAAATACCTTTTAAAAGAAAGCGATTATTATGCAGGCCCCGTACTTGAGTATTTTGGTACGGATATGGGCGGCTCCTTTCCGGAAGATATAACACCGCTTTTACAAAAGGAACCGCAGGCACAAGATACTTCCGCCAAGCAGGACGGCGGATTTGATTTTGCTGCAATGGGGAACCTTATGCGCGCCGTGCAATCCGGCTACAATGCAACGCATGTCAAAGCCGCCTTAAGCGAAATTGAAGGTGTACAAAAAGCAAAAAAGGTAATCGACTTAGGCTGCGGTGCGGGGCTCTATATGCTGAATCTTGCAAAGGAAAATCCCGATATGAGTCTCGTTCTGTACGATATGCCTACTATGCGTCCGGTTATAGAAAAATCAATAGAGCTTACCGGCATGCAAAAGCAGACTTCGATTATGTGCGGCGATTTTACAAAAGAAGAAATCGGCACGGACTACGATTTGATTTTTTCTTCAAACTCCGTGTATGCGGCTAAAACCTGCATTGACGAGTTTATGAAAAAAATATACACGGCATTAAATCCCGGCGGCATGTTTATTTGCATATCGGACGGTATCGAAAAAGACTACAGTGCACCGTGGACTATGGTAGTTTCGTGGATGCCGCAGCGGTTAAGGGGTGCCGATATGGAAATGATAAAAGATGCTGTACGGGAAGCAGGCATCAAAGCGGGCTTTACCGCCGTCTGCAAAAAATCACTCATAAGCTCAGGCGGACATCTTGATCTTGATATGGACGTTTTGAGGAAAGAATGA
- a CDS encoding GntR family transcriptional regulator, with protein sequence MKVVYDQNRPIYLQIVEKIKCKIVYGELKLGDKIPSMSDMAVEMDVNPNTMFRVYKQLENEGITESKRGLGSFVVNEDDLVMRLTGEMADQIILPAIEGLRNLKFSDERIIESIKAKL encoded by the coding sequence GTGAAAGTTGTATATGACCAAAATCGTCCGATATACTTACAAATAGTAGAAAAGATCAAATGTAAGATTGTGTATGGGGAGCTGAAACTGGGAGATAAAATTCCTTCAATGAGCGATATGGCCGTGGAAATGGATGTAAACCCTAATACTATGTTCAGGGTTTACAAACAACTTGAAAATGAAGGTATAACCGAATCTAAACGAGGTTTGGGCAGCTTTGTTGTAAATGAGGATGATCTAGTGATGCGGTTAACGGGAGAAATGGCTGATCAGATTATATTGCCTGCAATTGAAGGTTTACGGAATTTGAAATTTTCCGATGAACGAATAATCGAATCGATAAAAGCAAAGTTATAA